The following are encoded together in the Adhaeribacter arboris genome:
- a CDS encoding T9SS type A sorting domain-containing protein codes for MLRSILIKYYRGLIALFLSLLVGYNALAGVPPKTSRLNAANVVVAPTITFSKPELSGFTATLGKNSIAQKYTMFWKDMPGGKDIELFFPAGFEGNTSGPTGEFKTFAIISAAFIARNSSQEVFVRLKDNILPGSHKGVVQHTFITSPSTSMANFPVSGTVFSLPAKVAMTQLGTTSPTQTDGPPSYFEGESPRADSAAVRADNLLSTGSQKVFINFPESFEVSLNRTFGFSHSLVIAPPTPGQVVSYSKKIYFRLKPNLKTGNYIEDATFFNDQVGTATVLLQGGVGKIKATMGVSPDNITGLTAIKATGKPSEPKNYLFTASDFPTNDCQIINSFTIIAPKNFEVSAKKEGPYQEVFTIGTDADDVSGQVNLNNLQTSLFVRLKGDLAVGDYAGDVLHVHPLTGVRKLSVSGSVKADIEPKLVLSITSATNLTAVKNQPSFPRGYRTFLKEVTPNTAFTITSTAPAGFEVSNLQKGTFGSTASITLTTDNLGNAEGALFVRLKASSTAKTVTGFVQHEVVGTTLNAFLNVKGTIATSIATAAPTNKNQVLAGLNAYPVPVQDQLTVAFEAPARQEVQIRLLDLQGNTQLKHHLVAPGGNQQIKLSLTGQKAGLYILEVITGTERQTVEIIKK; via the coding sequence ATGCTACGCTCTATCTTAATTAAATATTACCGGGGATTAATTGCCCTGTTTCTTTCGCTTTTAGTTGGTTACAATGCTTTAGCGGGAGTGCCGCCGAAAACATCCAGACTTAATGCGGCCAATGTTGTTGTAGCCCCTACTATTACTTTTTCTAAACCGGAACTAAGCGGATTTACGGCCACTTTAGGAAAAAACTCTATCGCCCAAAAGTACACAATGTTCTGGAAAGACATGCCCGGTGGGAAAGATATAGAATTGTTTTTTCCGGCTGGTTTTGAAGGAAATACTTCGGGGCCAACGGGTGAATTCAAAACATTTGCTATTATCTCGGCTGCCTTTATTGCAAGAAATTCCAGTCAGGAAGTTTTTGTTCGATTAAAAGATAATATTCTTCCGGGAAGCCATAAAGGAGTCGTGCAGCATACTTTTATTACTTCTCCGAGCACTAGTATGGCTAACTTTCCGGTGAGCGGAACGGTTTTCTCGCTGCCCGCCAAAGTAGCCATGACTCAATTAGGTACTACTTCACCCACCCAAACCGACGGGCCTCCCAGCTATTTTGAAGGCGAAAGCCCGCGGGCCGATTCAGCTGCCGTGAGAGCCGATAACCTACTGAGTACGGGTTCCCAGAAAGTTTTTATCAATTTCCCGGAGAGCTTTGAAGTAAGTTTAAACCGGACATTTGGTTTTAGCCATTCCTTAGTTATTGCGCCGCCGACACCGGGTCAAGTAGTAAGTTATTCTAAAAAGATTTACTTCCGGTTAAAACCTAACTTAAAAACGGGGAACTATATTGAAGATGCTACTTTCTTTAACGACCAGGTCGGTACGGCTACCGTGCTTTTGCAAGGTGGAGTAGGTAAGATAAAAGCAACCATGGGCGTTTCGCCGGACAATATAACGGGACTTACGGCCATTAAAGCTACCGGAAAGCCTTCTGAGCCAAAAAATTATCTCTTTACCGCTTCGGATTTCCCAACGAACGACTGTCAGATTATAAATTCGTTTACGATAATTGCCCCGAAGAATTTTGAAGTAAGCGCGAAAAAAGAAGGTCCTTACCAAGAAGTTTTTACCATTGGAACGGATGCCGATGATGTTAGCGGGCAAGTAAACCTGAATAATTTACAGACTAGCTTATTCGTGCGATTAAAAGGTGACTTGGCCGTGGGAGATTACGCCGGCGATGTGCTGCACGTTCACCCGCTAACCGGTGTACGTAAGTTAAGCGTAAGTGGCAGCGTAAAAGCCGATATAGAACCTAAACTTGTATTGAGTATCACCAGCGCTACCAATTTAACGGCCGTTAAAAACCAGCCTTCGTTCCCCCGGGGTTACCGCACCTTCCTGAAAGAAGTAACCCCCAACACCGCTTTTACCATTACTTCTACGGCACCCGCGGGTTTTGAAGTAAGCAATTTGCAAAAAGGCACTTTTGGCAGTACCGCCTCCATAACCCTTACCACCGATAACTTAGGCAACGCCGAAGGAGCGCTATTTGTGCGCCTGAAAGCCAGTTCCACCGCTAAAACCGTTACCGGTTTTGTGCAACACGAAGTGGTCGGTACTACCCTAAACGCTTTCTTAAATGTAAAAGGCACCATTGCCACCAGTATAGCTACCGCCGCGCCAACGAATAAAAACCAGGTACTGGCGGGTTTAAACGCTTATCCCGTGCCGGTGCAGGACCAACTCACTGTAGCTTTCGAGGCACCCGCCCGGCAGGAAGTTCAAATCCGTTTGCTGGATTTGCAGGGAAACACGCAGTTAAAACACCACTTGGTAGCACCCGGCGGTAATCAACAAATAAAACTTTCCTTAACCGGACAGAAAGCTGGCCTCTATATCCTGGAAGTAATTACCGGCACAGAACGCCAGACGGTGGAAATAATAAAAAAATAA
- a CDS encoding sensor histidine kinase, whose translation MSKFLTFGFCLFLLNGSYAVSAQTFIFDKLTTQNGLSNNKVNCIVQDRRGFIWFGTEDGLNRYDGKEMVIFRNRPEDNYGLSGNIITGLHLDQSDIMWIATADGGLTRYNYRLPYQQQFKRYRHLPHDSTSIPVNIINALIEDKQGYLWLATSGGGILRFNKHSEKFDKITYQGVKTALALTVRQDTIWAGMQGSGLLKIDTRTSHSISDANYKSAYLKLPHVVVTSLYTDQKNHVWYGSWDNILYRYHAEVKKEEKFPIIGAPTASFTDEATTFANDYQGNLWIGGRYEGLHIYNYRQNSFRHLGSDPQKAGSLIHNKVNCLYRDRDGIMWVGTDKGVSKYNPYQQQFTSQFLPVKSNATQPGRIFDFYVDAQETLWIGTSDGMFKKPKNAPGFEHIVLKYQGTELAVSKFHQSTNGDFYLGTNYSLFRFNPATHAINLLPDQAHDLVMSQIIASRIISLVDFKIHQQPILFAVPYGHYLSYYDYARQSWVSRADSARKIVTRLDLKDNLIRKLYKSRDGKLWMATAKNGLAELISLPYPHFIYYQNDPANFKSLSSDNVYDIAEDSRHNLWVSTYGGGLNYFERATQTFRHISESPNLLQGIAVDKKGKVWMVANGNLYGYDPAKKRFSSYHLLDVEDTGGLNGTIYQDAAGTIYVGSGHYFVQFKSEKIKDPMPPSKPVFTDFRIFNVNRNELLRQKAIKLNYNQNFFSLKFSSPNYLSPDNINYSYQLEGIDKNWHNVGSTNIAGYTNLPPGDYLFKVKANTGTASSSDQVSTIVITIVPPFWQVWWFYGLVIGFISLIIYSIYRYRIEQLLKRQAIRNKIAQDLHDSVGSTLSSISVYSQVAQIKNAAAEGPELNSLLTKISTISNEMISEMNDIVWAINPVNDGMDKIIGRIESFGRPLLRANNINFSINREDLPPTIDVGMEKSKDVYLILKEALTNCAKHAAAKNVELTLKLQHKHIVMQVKDDGRGLPTSPNLTPSLSGNGLRNIRNRVNNLKGQLKVTSGPTGTTLVIDFRIT comes from the coding sequence ATGAGTAAATTTTTAACATTCGGGTTCTGCCTGTTTTTACTCAATGGCTCTTATGCGGTCTCCGCCCAAACCTTTATTTTTGATAAGCTAACTACCCAAAACGGACTATCCAACAATAAAGTAAATTGCATCGTCCAAGATCGGCGAGGCTTTATCTGGTTTGGCACCGAGGATGGCCTGAACCGGTACGATGGCAAAGAAATGGTTATATTCCGGAACCGGCCGGAGGATAATTACGGACTTTCGGGCAACATTATCACTGGTTTGCACCTGGACCAAAGCGATATTATGTGGATTGCTACCGCCGACGGCGGATTAACTCGTTACAATTACCGTTTGCCCTACCAGCAGCAATTTAAAAGATACCGGCACCTGCCCCACGACTCCACCTCTATTCCGGTAAATATTATAAACGCCCTGATTGAGGATAAGCAAGGGTATTTGTGGCTGGCCACCAGCGGCGGCGGCATATTACGGTTTAACAAACACTCCGAAAAATTTGATAAAATTACATACCAGGGCGTAAAAACCGCACTTGCCCTGACGGTAAGGCAAGATACTATTTGGGCCGGCATGCAGGGCAGCGGGTTATTAAAAATAGATACCCGTACCTCCCATTCAATTTCGGATGCGAATTACAAAAGTGCTTATCTTAAACTGCCGCACGTTGTGGTTACCTCCTTGTATACCGACCAGAAAAATCACGTGTGGTACGGCTCCTGGGATAATATTTTGTACCGTTATCATGCGGAGGTAAAAAAAGAAGAAAAGTTTCCCATAATAGGGGCACCTACCGCCTCTTTTACCGACGAAGCCACTACTTTTGCCAACGACTACCAGGGTAATCTTTGGATTGGCGGCCGTTACGAAGGCTTACATATTTATAATTACCGGCAAAATTCTTTCCGGCACCTGGGGTCAGACCCGCAAAAAGCTGGCTCGCTTATCCATAATAAAGTTAATTGCCTTTACCGCGACCGCGACGGCATCATGTGGGTAGGAACGGATAAAGGAGTAAGTAAATACAATCCGTACCAACAACAGTTTACTTCACAATTTTTACCGGTAAAAAGCAACGCTACTCAACCCGGCCGCATCTTTGATTTTTACGTGGATGCCCAAGAAACTTTATGGATTGGTACCAGCGACGGCATGTTTAAGAAACCAAAAAATGCGCCTGGTTTTGAGCATATTGTTTTAAAATATCAAGGTACAGAACTGGCGGTCAGCAAATTTCACCAAAGTACCAACGGTGATTTTTACTTAGGTACTAATTATTCTTTGTTTAGATTTAATCCGGCTACGCACGCTATCAACCTCTTACCCGACCAGGCTCATGATTTGGTAATGAGCCAGATTATTGCTTCCCGCATTATTTCGCTGGTAGATTTTAAAATTCACCAGCAGCCAATTCTATTCGCGGTGCCTTACGGACACTATCTTTCTTATTACGACTATGCCCGACAAAGCTGGGTTTCTCGAGCCGATAGTGCCCGGAAGATAGTCACGCGCCTGGATTTGAAGGATAACTTAATTCGTAAACTATATAAAAGTCGGGATGGTAAATTATGGATGGCTACCGCCAAAAACGGTTTAGCCGAACTTATCTCTCTGCCTTACCCCCATTTTATTTATTATCAGAACGATCCTGCCAACTTTAAATCCCTCAGCAGCGATAATGTGTACGATATTGCCGAAGATTCCCGGCATAACTTATGGGTGAGTACTTACGGCGGCGGCCTAAATTACTTCGAACGCGCCACCCAAACGTTCCGTCATATTTCGGAATCGCCTAATCTGTTGCAGGGAATTGCGGTGGATAAAAAAGGAAAAGTATGGATGGTAGCTAATGGCAATTTATACGGGTATGATCCGGCTAAAAAGCGTTTTTCGTCGTACCATTTACTGGATGTAGAAGATACAGGGGGGCTTAATGGAACCATTTACCAGGATGCGGCCGGTACTATTTACGTCGGCAGTGGCCATTATTTCGTTCAATTTAAATCGGAAAAAATTAAAGACCCAATGCCCCCGAGCAAGCCGGTATTTACTGATTTCCGGATATTTAATGTTAATCGTAATGAGTTACTGCGGCAAAAAGCCATTAAACTTAACTACAATCAAAACTTTTTTTCACTTAAATTCTCTTCGCCTAATTACTTAAGCCCCGACAATATAAATTATAGTTATCAACTGGAAGGTATCGATAAAAACTGGCACAACGTGGGTAGTACCAACATTGCCGGCTACACCAATTTGCCCCCCGGTGATTATTTGTTTAAAGTAAAAGCCAATACCGGCACGGCCAGTTCTTCGGACCAGGTAAGCACCATAGTTATTACCATTGTACCTCCTTTCTGGCAAGTTTGGTGGTTTTATGGTTTGGTGATAGGTTTTATCTCTTTAATAATTTATTCTATTTACCGTTATCGCATCGAGCAACTTTTAAAAAGACAAGCCATCCGCAACAAAATTGCCCAGGACTTACACGACTCGGTTGGCTCTACGTTGAGTAGTATTTCGGTTTACAGCCAGGTAGCCCAAATTAAAAATGCCGCCGCCGAAGGACCGGAATTAAATAGTTTACTCACTAAAATCAGCACCATTTCCAACGAGATGATTTCGGAAATGAATGATATTGTGTGGGCCATTAACCCGGTTAACGACGGGATGGATAAAATAATCGGCCGGATAGAGTCATTCGGCCGGCCGTTGCTGCGCGCCAATAACATTAACTTTAGCATTAACCGCGAAGATTTACCACCCACCATTGATGTGGGAATGGAAAAAAGCAAAGATGTTTATTTAATCCTAAAAGAAGCTTTAACCAATTGCGCCAAACATGCTGCCGCCAAAAATGTAGAGCTTACTTTAAAGCTGCAACACAAGCATATTGTCATGCAAGTAAAAGATGATGGCCGCGGATTGCCCACCAGCCCTAATTTAACTCCTTCGCTGTCGGGTAACGGGTTGCGCAACATCAGAAACCGGGTAAATAATTTAAAGGGCCAATTAAAAGTAACTTCTGGGCCTACCGGTACCACGCTCGTTATCGATTTTAGAATCACCTAA
- a CDS encoding response regulator: protein MPLKIIIFDDNINIRESITMLLSTVSDFKVVGAFSNVLNCLADIRKTQPDIILMDIAMPEMTGIEAVKLIKQEFPHIHVLMQTVFEDDERVFDSICNGASGYILKSFLNTNLIHAIQELQYGGAPMSPTIARKVLNKLKSGSPVEAPERNDSYHLTSREKEILTCLVDGLSYKMIAAKLFISYETVRSHVKNIYEKLHVASLTEVVAKAIKQRLV, encoded by the coding sequence ATGCCTTTAAAAATTATTATTTTCGATGATAACATCAATATTCGGGAAAGCATTACCATGCTTTTAAGCACCGTAAGCGATTTTAAAGTTGTGGGCGCTTTCAGTAATGTACTAAATTGCCTCGCGGACATCCGCAAAACCCAGCCCGATATTATTCTCATGGATATTGCCATGCCCGAAATGACCGGGATTGAAGCCGTGAAACTGATAAAACAAGAATTTCCGCACATTCACGTGCTCATGCAAACCGTTTTTGAAGACGACGAACGGGTATTTGATTCTATATGCAACGGGGCTTCGGGGTACATTTTAAAGAGTTTCCTTAACACCAATTTAATTCACGCTATCCAAGAGCTACAATACGGCGGCGCTCCCATGTCGCCGACCATTGCCCGCAAAGTACTCAACAAACTAAAATCCGGAAGCCCGGTAGAAGCACCGGAACGGAACGACTCGTATCATTTAACCAGCCGGGAAAAAGAAATTCTGACTTGTTTGGTTGATGGTTTAAGTTATAAAATGATTGCGGCCAAACTGTTTATCAGTTACGAAACCGTGCGCTCGCACGTAAAAAATATCTACGAAAAGCTGCACGTGGCCTCCTTAACCGAGGTGGTGGCCAAAGCCATTAAGCAGCGATTGGTGTAA
- a CDS encoding ribonuclease HII gives MAKEKATLLANYSGLKLEAGLDEAGRGCLAGPVVAAAVILPLDYFHPILTDSKLLTKKQRETLREEICREAVSWAVSEVSPGDIDQINISKASFLAMHQALNQLPTPPEFLIVDGNQFIPYPGIPHACIVKGDRKYFSIAAASVLAKTYRDDIMTKLAEQFPGYGWEQNAGYPTRLHRQAIQEVGTTPYHRLSFRLLPESVNL, from the coding sequence TTGGCGAAAGAAAAAGCTACTTTGTTGGCTAATTACAGCGGTTTAAAATTGGAAGCTGGTTTGGATGAAGCCGGTCGGGGATGTTTGGCTGGTCCGGTAGTAGCGGCCGCCGTAATTTTACCTTTAGATTATTTCCACCCTATTTTAACGGATTCTAAGCTGCTCACTAAAAAACAACGGGAAACTTTACGCGAAGAAATTTGCCGGGAGGCCGTTAGTTGGGCGGTTAGCGAGGTATCACCGGGCGATATTGATCAAATAAATATTTCGAAAGCTTCATTTCTGGCGATGCATCAAGCGCTAAATCAGCTACCAACTCCCCCGGAATTTTTAATTGTAGACGGAAACCAATTTATTCCGTACCCAGGTATTCCGCACGCCTGTATTGTAAAAGGCGACCGCAAATATTTTTCTATTGCGGCGGCTTCGGTACTGGCCAAAACGTACCGGGACGACATCATGACAAAATTAGCCGAACAGTTTCCCGGGTATGGTTGGGAACAGAATGCCGGCTATCCGACGCGATTACACCGGCAGGCGATTCAGGAAGTGGGAACAACGCCTTATCACCGGTTGTCCTTCCGGTTATTACCCGAATCGGTCAATTTGTAA
- a CDS encoding YsnF/AvaK domain-containing protein — protein MEENLNENWHNESEKATHVIPVIEEHVQVGKKIVETGRVRIIKTVHAEEAHVEAPLLQEEVQIERVPVNQYIETAPSVRYEGEVMIIPVIQEVVVIEKRLMLVEEIRVHKQQVHTNVSETITLRKEEVKIERIDTNNLTNETF, from the coding sequence ATGGAGGAAAACCTGAACGAGAATTGGCATAACGAATCCGAAAAAGCTACCCACGTTATTCCGGTTATAGAAGAACACGTACAGGTTGGCAAAAAGATAGTAGAGACCGGACGCGTACGGATTATTAAAACCGTTCACGCTGAAGAAGCACACGTAGAAGCTCCGTTGTTACAGGAAGAAGTACAAATAGAACGGGTTCCGGTAAATCAATACATTGAGACCGCCCCTTCGGTACGCTATGAAGGCGAGGTAATGATTATTCCGGTAATCCAGGAAGTAGTGGTAATTGAAAAGCGGTTAATGCTGGTAGAAGAAATTCGCGTGCATAAACAACAAGTACATACAAATGTGTCGGAAACTATTACGCTTCGGAAAGAAGAAGTAAAAATAGAACGAATAGACACGAATAATTTAACTAACGAAACTTTTTAA
- a CDS encoding YsnF/AvaK domain-containing protein gives MAQTVVGIFDNSTEAQQALQQLISSGISQDRIDISTPGASGSSTSGTTSSDFSSGSTTANYSGSTTSGYNTDRDDDDSVSRFFRNLFGSDDDDNVRSYSEVGRRGSIITVHAQSAQEAESAAQILDQYGAVDIDERAQQYRNQSYTNTADATSGAIPIIEEELQVGKRVVETGGARIRSRIIERPVEESIRLRVEHVRVERNAVNRPATEADLANFREGEIELREQAEVPVVGKEARVVEEVRLGKEVEEREETIHDTVRRTDVEVENLGTDVNRTGTTNTTRTTDLDDLDRNPNL, from the coding sequence ATGGCACAAACAGTAGTAGGAATATTCGACAATTCAACAGAAGCGCAACAAGCATTGCAGCAATTAATTAGCTCGGGCATTTCGCAAGATAGAATAGATATCTCCACTCCCGGCGCATCTGGTTCCAGCACTAGCGGAACTACTTCTTCCGATTTTAGCAGTGGTAGTACTACCGCCAATTATAGTGGCAGTACCACTTCTGGTTACAATACCGATAGAGATGATGATGATAGCGTAAGTCGGTTCTTCCGCAATTTATTCGGTTCCGACGATGATGACAACGTAAGGTCTTACAGCGAAGTAGGCCGTCGTGGTTCTATTATTACCGTTCACGCGCAATCTGCCCAAGAGGCCGAAAGTGCCGCTCAAATTCTGGATCAATACGGAGCTGTGGATATTGATGAACGCGCTCAGCAATACCGGAACCAATCTTATACGAATACGGCAGATGCTACTTCCGGCGCTATTCCGATTATTGAAGAGGAATTGCAAGTGGGTAAGCGGGTTGTAGAAACTGGTGGCGCCCGTATCCGGAGCCGCATTATTGAACGTCCGGTTGAAGAAAGTATACGTTTACGCGTAGAACATGTCCGGGTAGAACGTAACGCCGTAAATCGTCCGGCTACCGAAGCAGATTTAGCTAACTTCCGCGAAGGCGAAATTGAACTTAGAGAACAAGCCGAAGTACCGGTAGTAGGCAAAGAAGCCCGCGTAGTGGAAGAAGTAAGATTAGGTAAAGAAGTAGAAGAACGGGAAGAAACCATTCACGATACCGTTCGCCGCACTGATGTAGAAGTAGAAAATTTGGGTACGGATGTAAATCGCACCGGTACTACAAATACTACGCGCACCACGGATTTAGATGATTTAGATCGGAACCCTAATTTGTAA